The Balaenoptera acutorostrata chromosome 10, mBalAcu1.1, whole genome shotgun sequence genome has a window encoding:
- the IL17RC gene encoding interleukin-17 receptor C isoform X1 translates to MPVPWFFLSLALGRNPVVLSLERVVGPQDTARCSPGLSCHLWDGDVLCLPGSLVSAPGPMLVPTRLQTELVLRCYKETDCDLCVRVAVHLAVHGYWEEPEDEEKFGIAEDPEIEEPRNASLQAHVVLSFQAYPTARCVLLEVQVPAALVQPGQSVGSVVFDCFEAALGAEVRIWSYTQPRYQKELNLTQQLPDCRGLEVRDSIQSCWALPGLNVSADGDDVRLVLDVPEEMRFGLSLYWNQVPGPAKPWWHRNLTGPQTITLNHTDLVPCLCIQVWPLEPDSVRTSICPFREDPRAHRNLWRAARLQLLPPRAWRLDAPCSLPAEATLCWQAPDGGPCQPLVPPLPRENVTVNKALEFPLLKGHPNICVQVSTWEKQELQECLWADSLGPLKDDMLLVETRGPQDNRSLCALESSGCTPLLSRASTRAARLGGPLLQDVQSGQCLQLWDDDLGALWACPMEKYIHRRWALVWLACLLLAAVLFLLLLLKKNHVKGWLRLLKEDVRAGAAARSRAALLLYSADDAGFERLVGALASALFQLPLRVAVDLWSRRELSAQGPLAWFHAQRRQTLQEGGVVVLLFSPGAVALCREWLQDATSAAGAHGPHDAFAASLSCLLPDFLQGRAPGRYVGAYFDRLLSPDAVPALFRSVPVFSLPSQLPDFLGTLQGPAAPRPWRLAERAEQVSRALQPALDSCFRAPGTGRGMGPEAENRT, encoded by the exons ATGCCTGTGCCCTGGTTCTTTCTGTCCTTGGCACTGGGCCGAAACCCTGTGGTCCTCTCTCTAGAGAGGGTTGTGGGGCCTCAGGACACTGCCCGCTGTTCTCCG GGCCTTTCCTGCCACCTCTGGG ATGGTGACGTGCTCTGCCTGCCTGGGAGCCTCGTGTCTGCCCCGGGCCCCATGCTGGTGCCCACACGCCTGCAGACAGAGCTGGTGCTAAGGTGCTACAAGGAGACCGACTGTGACCTCTGTGTGCGTGTGGCCGTCCACTTGGCTGTGCATG GGTACTGGGAAGAGCCTGAAGATGAAGAGAAGTTTGGAATTGCAGAGGACCCAGAGATCGAGGAGCCTAGGAACG CCTCTCTCCAGGCCCACGTCGTGCTCTCCTTCCAGGCCTACCCTACTGCCCGCTGCGTCCTACTGGAGGTGCAAGTGCCTGCTGCCCTCGTGCAGCCTGGTCAGTCTGTG GGCTCTGTAGTATTTGACTGCTTCGAGGCTGCCCTGGGGGCTGAGGTGCGAATCTGGTCCTACACTCAGCCCCGGTACCAGAAGGAACTCAATCTCACACAGCAGCTGCCTG ACTGCAGGGGTCTCGAAGTCCGGGACAGCATTCAGAGCTGCTGGG CCCTGCCAGGGCTCAACGTGTCTGCAGATGGCGACGACGTGCGCCTGGTGCTGGACGTCCCTGAGGAGATGCGCTTTGGCCTCTCCCTGTACTGGAACCAGGTCCCGGGCCCTGCAAAACCCTGGTGGCACAGAAACCTG ACTGGGCCGCAGACCATTACCTTGAACCACACAGACCTGGTTCCCTGCCTCTGTATTCAG GTGTGGCCTCTGGAGCCCGACTCTGTCAGGACCAGCATCTGCCCCTTTAGGGAGG ACCCCCGTGCACACCGGAACCTTTGGCGTGCCGCCCGGCTGCAGCTGCTGCCCCCGCGGGCCTGGCGGCTGGACGCGCCGTGCTCACTACCCGCTGAGGCCACACTGTGCTGGCAGGCACCGGATGGGGGCCCCTGCCAGCCGCTGGTCCCACCGCTGCCCCGAGAGAATGTCACTGTGAAC AAGGCTCTTGAGTTCCCATTGCTGAAAGGCCACCCCAACATCTGTGTCCAG GTGAGCACCTGGGAGAAGCAGGAGCTACAAGAGTGCTTGTGGGCTG ACTCCCTGGGGCCCCTCAAGGATGACATGCTGCTGGTGGAGACACGAGGCCCCCAGGACAACAGATCACTCTGTGCCTTGGAATCCAGTGGCTGCACTCCACTGCTTAGCAGGGCGTCCACG AGGGCAGCTCGTCTTGGAGGACCATTACTACAAGATGTGCAGTCAGGCCAGTGTCTTCAG CTGTGGGATGATGACCTGGGAGCACTATGGGCCTGCCCCATGGAAAAGT ACATCCACCGGCGCTGGGCCCTGGTCTGGCTGGCCTGCTTACTCTTGGCCGCtgtgcttttccttctcctcctcctcaaaaAGAACCACGTGAAAG GGTGGCTGAGGCTCTTGAAGGAGGACGTCCGCGCGGGGG CGGCCGCCAGGAGCCGCGCGGCTCTGCTCCTCTACTCCGCCGACGACGCTGGCTTCGAGCGCCTGGTGGGCGCCCTGGCTTCGGCGCTGTTCCAGCTGCCGCTGCGCGTGGCCGTGGACCTGTGGAGCCGCCGCGAACTGAGTGCGCAGGGGCCCCTGGCCTGGTTCCACGCGCAGCGGCGCCAGACCCTGCAGGAGGGCGGCGTGGTGGTCCTGCTCTTCTCGCCCGGGGCCGTGGCGCTGTGCCGCGAATGGCTGCAGGACGCGACGTCGGCGGCCGGGGCTCACGGCCCGCACGACGCCTTCGCCGCCTCGCTCAGCTGCTTGCTGCCAGACTTCTTGCAGGGTCGGGCGCCCGGCCGCTACGTCGGGGCCTACTTCGACAGACTGCTGTCCCCGGACGCCGTGCCCGCCCTGTTCCGCAGCGTGCCGGTCTTCTCACTGCCCTCACAGCTGCCCGACTTCCTGGGGACCCTGCAGGGGCCCGCAGCCCCCCGCCCCTGGCGGCTCGCGGAGAGAGCGGAGCAGGTATCCCGGGCCCTGCAGCCCGCCCTGGACAGCTGCTTCCGGGCCCCGGGGACGGGACGCGGGATGGGGCCTGAGGCAGAGAACAGGACTTGA
- the IL17RC gene encoding interleukin-17 receptor C isoform X5 translates to MPVPWFFLSLALGRNPVVLSLERVVGPQDTARCSPGLSCHLWDGDVLCLPGSLVSAPGPMLVPTRLQTELVLRCYKETDCDLCVRVAVHLAVHGYWEEPEDEEKFGIAEDPEIEEPRNASLQAHVVLSFQAYPTARCVLLEVQVPAALVQPGQSVGSVVFDCFEAALGAEVRIWSYTQPRYQKELNLTQQLPDCRGLEVRDSIQSCWALPGLNVSADGDDVRLVLDVPEEMRFGLSLYWNQVPGPAKPWWHRNLTGPQTITLNHTDLVPCLCIQVWPLEPDSVRTSICPFREDPRAHRNLWRAARLQLLPPRAWRLDAPCSLPAEATLCWQAPDGGPCQPLVPPLPRENVTVNKALEFPLLKGHPNICVQVSTWEKQELQECLWADSLGPLKDDMLLVETRGPQDNRSLCALESSGCTPLLSRASTRAARLGGPLLQDVQSGQCLQLWDDDLGALWACPMEKYIHRRWALVWLACLLLAAVLFLLLLLKKNHVKGWLRLLKEDVRAGAAARSRAALLLYSADDAGFERLVGALASALFQRRQTLQEGGVVVLLFSPGAVALCREWLQDATSAAGAHGPHDAFAASLSCLLPDFLQGRAPGRYVGAYFDRLLSPDAVPALFRSVPVFSLPSQLPDFLGTLQGPAAPRPWRLAERAEQVSRALQPALDSCFRAPGTGRGMGPEAENRT, encoded by the exons ATGCCTGTGCCCTGGTTCTTTCTGTCCTTGGCACTGGGCCGAAACCCTGTGGTCCTCTCTCTAGAGAGGGTTGTGGGGCCTCAGGACACTGCCCGCTGTTCTCCG GGCCTTTCCTGCCACCTCTGGG ATGGTGACGTGCTCTGCCTGCCTGGGAGCCTCGTGTCTGCCCCGGGCCCCATGCTGGTGCCCACACGCCTGCAGACAGAGCTGGTGCTAAGGTGCTACAAGGAGACCGACTGTGACCTCTGTGTGCGTGTGGCCGTCCACTTGGCTGTGCATG GGTACTGGGAAGAGCCTGAAGATGAAGAGAAGTTTGGAATTGCAGAGGACCCAGAGATCGAGGAGCCTAGGAACG CCTCTCTCCAGGCCCACGTCGTGCTCTCCTTCCAGGCCTACCCTACTGCCCGCTGCGTCCTACTGGAGGTGCAAGTGCCTGCTGCCCTCGTGCAGCCTGGTCAGTCTGTG GGCTCTGTAGTATTTGACTGCTTCGAGGCTGCCCTGGGGGCTGAGGTGCGAATCTGGTCCTACACTCAGCCCCGGTACCAGAAGGAACTCAATCTCACACAGCAGCTGCCTG ACTGCAGGGGTCTCGAAGTCCGGGACAGCATTCAGAGCTGCTGGG CCCTGCCAGGGCTCAACGTGTCTGCAGATGGCGACGACGTGCGCCTGGTGCTGGACGTCCCTGAGGAGATGCGCTTTGGCCTCTCCCTGTACTGGAACCAGGTCCCGGGCCCTGCAAAACCCTGGTGGCACAGAAACCTG ACTGGGCCGCAGACCATTACCTTGAACCACACAGACCTGGTTCCCTGCCTCTGTATTCAG GTGTGGCCTCTGGAGCCCGACTCTGTCAGGACCAGCATCTGCCCCTTTAGGGAGG ACCCCCGTGCACACCGGAACCTTTGGCGTGCCGCCCGGCTGCAGCTGCTGCCCCCGCGGGCCTGGCGGCTGGACGCGCCGTGCTCACTACCCGCTGAGGCCACACTGTGCTGGCAGGCACCGGATGGGGGCCCCTGCCAGCCGCTGGTCCCACCGCTGCCCCGAGAGAATGTCACTGTGAAC AAGGCTCTTGAGTTCCCATTGCTGAAAGGCCACCCCAACATCTGTGTCCAG GTGAGCACCTGGGAGAAGCAGGAGCTACAAGAGTGCTTGTGGGCTG ACTCCCTGGGGCCCCTCAAGGATGACATGCTGCTGGTGGAGACACGAGGCCCCCAGGACAACAGATCACTCTGTGCCTTGGAATCCAGTGGCTGCACTCCACTGCTTAGCAGGGCGTCCACG AGGGCAGCTCGTCTTGGAGGACCATTACTACAAGATGTGCAGTCAGGCCAGTGTCTTCAG CTGTGGGATGATGACCTGGGAGCACTATGGGCCTGCCCCATGGAAAAGT ACATCCACCGGCGCTGGGCCCTGGTCTGGCTGGCCTGCTTACTCTTGGCCGCtgtgcttttccttctcctcctcctcaaaaAGAACCACGTGAAAG GGTGGCTGAGGCTCTTGAAGGAGGACGTCCGCGCGGGGG CGGCCGCCAGGAGCCGCGCGGCTCTGCTCCTCTACTCCGCCGACGACGCTGGCTTCGAGCGCCTGGTGGGCGCCCTGGCTTCGGCGCTGTTCCAGC GGCGCCAGACCCTGCAGGAGGGCGGCGTGGTGGTCCTGCTCTTCTCGCCCGGGGCCGTGGCGCTGTGCCGCGAATGGCTGCAGGACGCGACGTCGGCGGCCGGGGCTCACGGCCCGCACGACGCCTTCGCCGCCTCGCTCAGCTGCTTGCTGCCAGACTTCTTGCAGGGTCGGGCGCCCGGCCGCTACGTCGGGGCCTACTTCGACAGACTGCTGTCCCCGGACGCCGTGCCCGCCCTGTTCCGCAGCGTGCCGGTCTTCTCACTGCCCTCACAGCTGCCCGACTTCCTGGGGACCCTGCAGGGGCCCGCAGCCCCCCGCCCCTGGCGGCTCGCGGAGAGAGCGGAGCAGGTATCCCGGGCCCTGCAGCCCGCCCTGGACAGCTGCTTCCGGGCCCCGGGGACGGGACGCGGGATGGGGCCTGAGGCAGAGAACAGGACTTGA
- the IL17RC gene encoding interleukin-17 receptor C isoform X15, whose translation MGAFPATSGGTGKSLKMKRSLELQRTQRSRSLGTGSVVFDCFEAALGAEVRIWSYTQPRYQKELNLTQQLPALPGLNVSADGDDVRLVLDVPEEMRFGLSLYWNQVPGPAKPWWHRNLTGPQTITLNHTDLVPCLCIQVWPLEPDSVRTSICPFREDPRAHRNLWRAARLQLLPPRAWRLDAPCSLPAEATLCWQAPDGGPCQPLVPPLPRENVTVNKALEFPLLKGHPNICVQVSTWEKQELQECLWADSLGPLKDDMLLVETRGPQDNRSLCALESSGCTPLLSRASTRAARLGGPLLQDVQSGQCLQLWDDDLGALWACPMEKYIHRRWALVWLACLLLAAVLFLLLLLKKNHVKGWLRLLKEDVRAGAAARSRAALLLYSADDAGFERLVGALASALFQLPLRVAVDLWSRRELSAQGPLAWFHAQRRQTLQEGGVVVLLFSPGAVALCREWLQDATSAAGAHGPHDAFAASLSCLLPDFLQGRAPGRYVGAYFDRLLSPDAVPALFRSVPVFSLPSQLPDFLGTLQGPAAPRPWRLAERAEQVSRALQPALDSCFRAPGTGRGMGPEAENRT comes from the exons ATGGG GGCCTTTCCTGCCACCTCTGGG GGTACTGGGAAGAGCCTGAAGATGAAGAGAAGTTTGGAATTGCAGAGGACCCAGAGATCGAGGAGCCTAGGAACG GGCTCTGTAGTATTTGACTGCTTCGAGGCTGCCCTGGGGGCTGAGGTGCGAATCTGGTCCTACACTCAGCCCCGGTACCAGAAGGAACTCAATCTCACACAGCAGCTGCCTG CCCTGCCAGGGCTCAACGTGTCTGCAGATGGCGACGACGTGCGCCTGGTGCTGGACGTCCCTGAGGAGATGCGCTTTGGCCTCTCCCTGTACTGGAACCAGGTCCCGGGCCCTGCAAAACCCTGGTGGCACAGAAACCTG ACTGGGCCGCAGACCATTACCTTGAACCACACAGACCTGGTTCCCTGCCTCTGTATTCAG GTGTGGCCTCTGGAGCCCGACTCTGTCAGGACCAGCATCTGCCCCTTTAGGGAGG ACCCCCGTGCACACCGGAACCTTTGGCGTGCCGCCCGGCTGCAGCTGCTGCCCCCGCGGGCCTGGCGGCTGGACGCGCCGTGCTCACTACCCGCTGAGGCCACACTGTGCTGGCAGGCACCGGATGGGGGCCCCTGCCAGCCGCTGGTCCCACCGCTGCCCCGAGAGAATGTCACTGTGAAC AAGGCTCTTGAGTTCCCATTGCTGAAAGGCCACCCCAACATCTGTGTCCAG GTGAGCACCTGGGAGAAGCAGGAGCTACAAGAGTGCTTGTGGGCTG ACTCCCTGGGGCCCCTCAAGGATGACATGCTGCTGGTGGAGACACGAGGCCCCCAGGACAACAGATCACTCTGTGCCTTGGAATCCAGTGGCTGCACTCCACTGCTTAGCAGGGCGTCCACG AGGGCAGCTCGTCTTGGAGGACCATTACTACAAGATGTGCAGTCAGGCCAGTGTCTTCAG CTGTGGGATGATGACCTGGGAGCACTATGGGCCTGCCCCATGGAAAAGT ACATCCACCGGCGCTGGGCCCTGGTCTGGCTGGCCTGCTTACTCTTGGCCGCtgtgcttttccttctcctcctcctcaaaaAGAACCACGTGAAAG GGTGGCTGAGGCTCTTGAAGGAGGACGTCCGCGCGGGGG CGGCCGCCAGGAGCCGCGCGGCTCTGCTCCTCTACTCCGCCGACGACGCTGGCTTCGAGCGCCTGGTGGGCGCCCTGGCTTCGGCGCTGTTCCAGCTGCCGCTGCGCGTGGCCGTGGACCTGTGGAGCCGCCGCGAACTGAGTGCGCAGGGGCCCCTGGCCTGGTTCCACGCGCAGCGGCGCCAGACCCTGCAGGAGGGCGGCGTGGTGGTCCTGCTCTTCTCGCCCGGGGCCGTGGCGCTGTGCCGCGAATGGCTGCAGGACGCGACGTCGGCGGCCGGGGCTCACGGCCCGCACGACGCCTTCGCCGCCTCGCTCAGCTGCTTGCTGCCAGACTTCTTGCAGGGTCGGGCGCCCGGCCGCTACGTCGGGGCCTACTTCGACAGACTGCTGTCCCCGGACGCCGTGCCCGCCCTGTTCCGCAGCGTGCCGGTCTTCTCACTGCCCTCACAGCTGCCCGACTTCCTGGGGACCCTGCAGGGGCCCGCAGCCCCCCGCCCCTGGCGGCTCGCGGAGAGAGCGGAGCAGGTATCCCGGGCCCTGCAGCCCGCCCTGGACAGCTGCTTCCGGGCCCCGGGGACGGGACGCGGGATGGGGCCTGAGGCAGAGAACAGGACTTGA
- the IL17RC gene encoding interleukin-17 receptor C isoform X7, with protein sequence MPVPWFFLSLALGRNPVVLSLERVVGPQDTARCSPGLSCHLWGYWEEPEDEEKFGIAEDPEIEEPRNASLQAHVVLSFQAYPTARCVLLEVQVPAALVQPGQSVGSVVFDCFEAALGAEVRIWSYTQPRYQKELNLTQQLPDCRGLEVRDSIQSCWALPGLNVSADGDDVRLVLDVPEEMRFGLSLYWNQVPGPAKPWWHRNLTGPQTITLNHTDLVPCLCIQVWPLEPDSVRTSICPFREDPRAHRNLWRAARLQLLPPRAWRLDAPCSLPAEATLCWQAPDGGPCQPLVPPLPRENVTVNKALEFPLLKGHPNICVQVSTWEKQELQECLWADSLGPLKDDMLLVETRGPQDNRSLCALESSGCTPLLSRASTRAARLGGPLLQDVQSGQCLQLWDDDLGALWACPMEKYIHRRWALVWLACLLLAAVLFLLLLLKKNHVKGWLRLLKEDVRAGAAARSRAALLLYSADDAGFERLVGALASALFQLPLRVAVDLWSRRELSAQGPLAWFHAQRRQTLQEGGVVVLLFSPGAVALCREWLQDATSAAGAHGPHDAFAASLSCLLPDFLQGRAPGRYVGAYFDRLLSPDAVPALFRSVPVFSLPSQLPDFLGTLQGPAAPRPWRLAERAEQVSRALQPALDSCFRAPGTGRGMGPEAENRT encoded by the exons ATGCCTGTGCCCTGGTTCTTTCTGTCCTTGGCACTGGGCCGAAACCCTGTGGTCCTCTCTCTAGAGAGGGTTGTGGGGCCTCAGGACACTGCCCGCTGTTCTCCG GGCCTTTCCTGCCACCTCTGGG GGTACTGGGAAGAGCCTGAAGATGAAGAGAAGTTTGGAATTGCAGAGGACCCAGAGATCGAGGAGCCTAGGAACG CCTCTCTCCAGGCCCACGTCGTGCTCTCCTTCCAGGCCTACCCTACTGCCCGCTGCGTCCTACTGGAGGTGCAAGTGCCTGCTGCCCTCGTGCAGCCTGGTCAGTCTGTG GGCTCTGTAGTATTTGACTGCTTCGAGGCTGCCCTGGGGGCTGAGGTGCGAATCTGGTCCTACACTCAGCCCCGGTACCAGAAGGAACTCAATCTCACACAGCAGCTGCCTG ACTGCAGGGGTCTCGAAGTCCGGGACAGCATTCAGAGCTGCTGGG CCCTGCCAGGGCTCAACGTGTCTGCAGATGGCGACGACGTGCGCCTGGTGCTGGACGTCCCTGAGGAGATGCGCTTTGGCCTCTCCCTGTACTGGAACCAGGTCCCGGGCCCTGCAAAACCCTGGTGGCACAGAAACCTG ACTGGGCCGCAGACCATTACCTTGAACCACACAGACCTGGTTCCCTGCCTCTGTATTCAG GTGTGGCCTCTGGAGCCCGACTCTGTCAGGACCAGCATCTGCCCCTTTAGGGAGG ACCCCCGTGCACACCGGAACCTTTGGCGTGCCGCCCGGCTGCAGCTGCTGCCCCCGCGGGCCTGGCGGCTGGACGCGCCGTGCTCACTACCCGCTGAGGCCACACTGTGCTGGCAGGCACCGGATGGGGGCCCCTGCCAGCCGCTGGTCCCACCGCTGCCCCGAGAGAATGTCACTGTGAAC AAGGCTCTTGAGTTCCCATTGCTGAAAGGCCACCCCAACATCTGTGTCCAG GTGAGCACCTGGGAGAAGCAGGAGCTACAAGAGTGCTTGTGGGCTG ACTCCCTGGGGCCCCTCAAGGATGACATGCTGCTGGTGGAGACACGAGGCCCCCAGGACAACAGATCACTCTGTGCCTTGGAATCCAGTGGCTGCACTCCACTGCTTAGCAGGGCGTCCACG AGGGCAGCTCGTCTTGGAGGACCATTACTACAAGATGTGCAGTCAGGCCAGTGTCTTCAG CTGTGGGATGATGACCTGGGAGCACTATGGGCCTGCCCCATGGAAAAGT ACATCCACCGGCGCTGGGCCCTGGTCTGGCTGGCCTGCTTACTCTTGGCCGCtgtgcttttccttctcctcctcctcaaaaAGAACCACGTGAAAG GGTGGCTGAGGCTCTTGAAGGAGGACGTCCGCGCGGGGG CGGCCGCCAGGAGCCGCGCGGCTCTGCTCCTCTACTCCGCCGACGACGCTGGCTTCGAGCGCCTGGTGGGCGCCCTGGCTTCGGCGCTGTTCCAGCTGCCGCTGCGCGTGGCCGTGGACCTGTGGAGCCGCCGCGAACTGAGTGCGCAGGGGCCCCTGGCCTGGTTCCACGCGCAGCGGCGCCAGACCCTGCAGGAGGGCGGCGTGGTGGTCCTGCTCTTCTCGCCCGGGGCCGTGGCGCTGTGCCGCGAATGGCTGCAGGACGCGACGTCGGCGGCCGGGGCTCACGGCCCGCACGACGCCTTCGCCGCCTCGCTCAGCTGCTTGCTGCCAGACTTCTTGCAGGGTCGGGCGCCCGGCCGCTACGTCGGGGCCTACTTCGACAGACTGCTGTCCCCGGACGCCGTGCCCGCCCTGTTCCGCAGCGTGCCGGTCTTCTCACTGCCCTCACAGCTGCCCGACTTCCTGGGGACCCTGCAGGGGCCCGCAGCCCCCCGCCCCTGGCGGCTCGCGGAGAGAGCGGAGCAGGTATCCCGGGCCCTGCAGCCCGCCCTGGACAGCTGCTTCCGGGCCCCGGGGACGGGACGCGGGATGGGGCCTGAGGCAGAGAACAGGACTTGA
- the IL17RC gene encoding interleukin-17 receptor C isoform X12, producing MKRSLELQRTQRSRSLGTPLSRPTSCSPSRPTLLPAASYWRCKCLLPSCSLGSVVFDCFEAALGAEVRIWSYTQPRYQKELNLTQQLPDCRGLEVRDSIQSCWALPGLNVSADGDDVRLVLDVPEEMRFGLSLYWNQVPGPAKPWWHRNLTGPQTITLNHTDLVPCLCIQVWPLEPDSVRTSICPFREDPRAHRNLWRAARLQLLPPRAWRLDAPCSLPAEATLCWQAPDGGPCQPLVPPLPRENVTVNKALEFPLLKGHPNICVQVSTWEKQELQECLWADSLGPLKDDMLLVETRGPQDNRSLCALESSGCTPLLSRASTRAARLGGPLLQDVQSGQCLQLWDDDLGALWACPMEKYIHRRWALVWLACLLLAAVLFLLLLLKKNHVKGWLRLLKEDVRAGAAARSRAALLLYSADDAGFERLVGALASALFQLPLRVAVDLWSRRELSAQGPLAWFHAQRRQTLQEGGVVVLLFSPGAVALCREWLQDATSAAGAHGPHDAFAASLSCLLPDFLQGRAPGRYVGAYFDRLLSPDAVPALFRSVPVFSLPSQLPDFLGTLQGPAAPRPWRLAERAEQVSRALQPALDSCFRAPGTGRGMGPEAENRT from the exons ATGAAGAGAAGTTTGGAATTGCAGAGGACCCAGAGATCGAGGAGCCTAGGAACG CCTCTCTCCAGGCCCACGTCGTGCTCTCCTTCCAGGCCTACCCTACTGCCCGCTGCGTCCTACTGGAGGTGCAAGTGCCTGCTGCCCTCGTGCAGCCTG GGCTCTGTAGTATTTGACTGCTTCGAGGCTGCCCTGGGGGCTGAGGTGCGAATCTGGTCCTACACTCAGCCCCGGTACCAGAAGGAACTCAATCTCACACAGCAGCTGCCTG ACTGCAGGGGTCTCGAAGTCCGGGACAGCATTCAGAGCTGCTGGG CCCTGCCAGGGCTCAACGTGTCTGCAGATGGCGACGACGTGCGCCTGGTGCTGGACGTCCCTGAGGAGATGCGCTTTGGCCTCTCCCTGTACTGGAACCAGGTCCCGGGCCCTGCAAAACCCTGGTGGCACAGAAACCTG ACTGGGCCGCAGACCATTACCTTGAACCACACAGACCTGGTTCCCTGCCTCTGTATTCAG GTGTGGCCTCTGGAGCCCGACTCTGTCAGGACCAGCATCTGCCCCTTTAGGGAGG ACCCCCGTGCACACCGGAACCTTTGGCGTGCCGCCCGGCTGCAGCTGCTGCCCCCGCGGGCCTGGCGGCTGGACGCGCCGTGCTCACTACCCGCTGAGGCCACACTGTGCTGGCAGGCACCGGATGGGGGCCCCTGCCAGCCGCTGGTCCCACCGCTGCCCCGAGAGAATGTCACTGTGAAC AAGGCTCTTGAGTTCCCATTGCTGAAAGGCCACCCCAACATCTGTGTCCAG GTGAGCACCTGGGAGAAGCAGGAGCTACAAGAGTGCTTGTGGGCTG ACTCCCTGGGGCCCCTCAAGGATGACATGCTGCTGGTGGAGACACGAGGCCCCCAGGACAACAGATCACTCTGTGCCTTGGAATCCAGTGGCTGCACTCCACTGCTTAGCAGGGCGTCCACG AGGGCAGCTCGTCTTGGAGGACCATTACTACAAGATGTGCAGTCAGGCCAGTGTCTTCAG CTGTGGGATGATGACCTGGGAGCACTATGGGCCTGCCCCATGGAAAAGT ACATCCACCGGCGCTGGGCCCTGGTCTGGCTGGCCTGCTTACTCTTGGCCGCtgtgcttttccttctcctcctcctcaaaaAGAACCACGTGAAAG GGTGGCTGAGGCTCTTGAAGGAGGACGTCCGCGCGGGGG CGGCCGCCAGGAGCCGCGCGGCTCTGCTCCTCTACTCCGCCGACGACGCTGGCTTCGAGCGCCTGGTGGGCGCCCTGGCTTCGGCGCTGTTCCAGCTGCCGCTGCGCGTGGCCGTGGACCTGTGGAGCCGCCGCGAACTGAGTGCGCAGGGGCCCCTGGCCTGGTTCCACGCGCAGCGGCGCCAGACCCTGCAGGAGGGCGGCGTGGTGGTCCTGCTCTTCTCGCCCGGGGCCGTGGCGCTGTGCCGCGAATGGCTGCAGGACGCGACGTCGGCGGCCGGGGCTCACGGCCCGCACGACGCCTTCGCCGCCTCGCTCAGCTGCTTGCTGCCAGACTTCTTGCAGGGTCGGGCGCCCGGCCGCTACGTCGGGGCCTACTTCGACAGACTGCTGTCCCCGGACGCCGTGCCCGCCCTGTTCCGCAGCGTGCCGGTCTTCTCACTGCCCTCACAGCTGCCCGACTTCCTGGGGACCCTGCAGGGGCCCGCAGCCCCCCGCCCCTGGCGGCTCGCGGAGAGAGCGGAGCAGGTATCCCGGGCCCTGCAGCCCGCCCTGGACAGCTGCTTCCGGGCCCCGGGGACGGGACGCGGGATGGGGCCTGAGGCAGAGAACAGGACTTGA